The following are from one region of the Nicotiana tomentosiformis chromosome 7, ASM39032v3, whole genome shotgun sequence genome:
- the LOC104112106 gene encoding uncharacterized protein has translation MKVAPRVILLFRDTSGFGTAIFEALQPNANSNLRRREESLDLSLERYGIKDQKVSVEIVHFLDGSNLYEVSVLLLENYKPPTLACALNEVLSLLVGDGSSNMPTIVAPFFVADTKLKMENRTSFGVDNISVYGLQVGVSSGLTKALITNLQGPPPSLQIFHEELACLLQLARVLKMPTLVIIGKKGQKLHCKTSEDELQVIHEIGQHLASFSSLNFSAEKIAWDATKSLRETQEPWRALYG, from the exons ATGAAGGTTGCCCCTAGAGTAATACTACTGTTCAGAGATACTAGCGGCTTCGGCACCGCCATCTTCGAAGCTCTTCAACCTAACGCTAACTCCAACCTCCGAAGGCG AGAAGAATCGCTGGATTTATCCTTAGAACGTTACGGAATCAAAGATCAAAAGGTTTCGGTCGAGATTGTTCATTTTCTCGATGGCTCAAATCTCTACGAG GTGTCTGTGTTGCTTTTGGAAAATTACAAGCCTCCAACACTTGCTTGCGCTCTCAATGAGGTTCTCTCATTGTTAGTAGGAGATGGGTCATCAAATATGCCCACAATTGTAGCCCCTTTCTTTGTGGCTGACACTAAGCTTAAGATGGAAAATAGAACTTCCTTTGGAGTTGACAACATCTCAGTTTATGGTTTGCAAGTAGGTGTCTCCAGTGGTCTTACTAAAGCTTTGATCACGAATTTGCAAGGCCCACCCCCTTCGTTGCAGATTTTCCACGAAGAGTTGGCCTGCTTACTTCAGTTGGCTCGAGTCTTGAAAATGCCTACTTTAGTTATAATTGGCAAAAAAGGTCAAAAGTTGCATTGTAAGACTTCCGAAGACGAACTTCAG GTGATACATGAGATAGGACAGCATTTGGCTAGCTTCTCATCTCTTAATTTCTCAGCAGAAAAGATAGCATGGGATGCAACCAAGTCTTTGAGAGAAACTCAAGAGCCTTGGCGTGCATTATATGGGTGA
- the LOC104112107 gene encoding uncharacterized protein codes for MLVKCPHHGIPDQMLGQRFYMGLADSLKANVDASAGGAFFSKTFTECKILLDKMAQNSGWMTRGTTLTPIVHSVALDPNNSHAENIATLVTQMSILTKKIDEIAIKGIETQLGQQSMDLNNHPQGTLPADTNINPNEQNPNQLMAVRLRNGRNLDKEQAFAQSRRETTPTTPVTLEADGSAELTEVVVEQAQVDKGNEKEGEQVSEQVAPFVPEASNKEKILSSGQREMPLDALREMPGYAKMMKDLMSQKFDFQDLSTVTLTQTCNAVVTRPMAQKVSDPGSFTILCTIESYAFAKALCDLGASIKLMSLAIYTKLGIDRARPTSMLMQLAERTVNRPTGILDDVLVQVRKFAFPVDFVILNYQVDEEIPIILGRLFLATGRALIDCETGELKMRLNNKEIIFNVQQSTRRPSEFANCSLVEAVDVILQEEDETLNVKDPLEACLINLVEMDGEGLQSGS; via the exons atgctagtgaagtgtccacaccatggcattccagatcagatgctgGGACAGAGATTTTACATGGGTTTAGCAGACAGTTTGAAGGCCAATGTAGATGCTTCAGCTGGGGGTGCATTTTTTAGCAAGACATTCACAGAGTGCAAGATTCTTCttgacaagatggctcaaaattcaggctggatgactagaggtacgacacttacaccaatagtgcattctgttgctcttgacccaaacaattCCCATGCAGAGAACATAGCCACTCTCGTGACTCAGATGAGCATactgacaaagaaaattgatgagatag CAATCAAAGGTATTGAAACTCAGCTGGGACAGCAGTCTATGGACTTGAACAATCACCCCCAAGGAACATTGCCTGCAGATACAAATATTAACCCAAATGAGCAAAACCCAAATCAGTTAATGGCAGTGCGTCTCAGAAATGGAAGAAATTTAGACAAAGAGCAAGCATTTGCTCAATCTAGGAGAGAGACTACGCCAACTACTCCTGTTACATTAGAGGCAGATGGGTCAGCAGAGCTCACCGAGGTGGTAGTTGAACAGGCACAAGTTGACAAGGGTAATGAGAAGGAAGGTGAACAAGTCTCAGAACAGGTGGCACCTTTTGTGCCAGaagcttccaacaaagaaaagaTATTAAGTAGTGGACAGAG ggaaatgccattggatgctttgagggaaatgccagggtatgcaaaaatgatgaaggacctgATGTCGCAGAAATTTGACTTCCAGGACCTGTCCACTGTAACTCTGACACAGACCTGCAATGCGGTAGTGACAAGACCTATGGCCCAAAAGGTGTCTGATCCAGGTAGCTTCACTATCCTATGCACTATTGAgagttatgcttttgctaaagcattgtgtgacttgggaGCTAGCATAAAATTGATGTCGTTGGCAATCTATACAAAACTGGGCATTGACAGAGCTAGACCGACCTCAATGTTGATGCAACTGGCTGAACGCACAGTCAATAGACCGACAGGAATTCTTGATGATGTGCTTGTGCAAGTGAGGAAATTTGCATTTCCTGTAGACTTTGTTATTCTTAACTATCAGGTGGATGAAGAGATAcccatcattctgggaaggctattcttggccactgggagagcattaattgattgcgagactggagagttgaaaatgaggttgaacaataaagaaataatattcaacgttCAACAATCCACGAGGAGACCCAGTGAATTTGCAAACTGCTCACTAGTGGAGGCTGTGGATGTGATACTGCAAGAAGAGGATGAGACCCTTAATGTCAAGGATCCACTAGAAGCTTGCTTGATAAATTTGGTAGAGATGGACGGTGAAGGGTTGCAGAGTGGGTCATAG